A genome region from candidate division TA06 bacterium includes the following:
- the murA gene encoding UDP-N-acetylglucosamine 1-carboxyvinyltransferase, translating into MDKFVIDGGRELKGTVKISGAKNAALPALAASLLACGKTVLTNVPNVMDIRTMRRLLLRLGAKVEFADGRMEIDVPAKLKCEAEYEIVKQMRASYYVLGPLLTRFGKARVSLPGGCAIGARPIDLHLKGMEALGAKIDIVHGYVQAQAQAPRLKGAKFHLAGSHGVSVGATINVMMAAVLAQGRTVIGSAACEPEVVATAKMLNCMGAGISGAGTPVITIQGVPELHPCHFKMIPDRIEAGSLMAAAAISGGCVTIEECRPDHLTAVIEILRKAGVKIAQGDEMVTVEARRRLKPMEIAVAPYPGFPTDMQPQIMALAAVCSGLSAVTETIFENRFMHVPELQRLGADIKIEGNTAIVKGVPKLTAAPVMGSDLRASAALVIAALAAEGRTEVNRIYHLDRGYENWERKLKKLGAKIRRVQVPM; encoded by the coding sequence GCCTGCGGAAAAACAGTGCTGACCAACGTTCCCAACGTGATGGACATCCGGACCATGAGGCGGCTGTTGCTGCGGCTGGGGGCCAAGGTGGAGTTCGCCGATGGACGGATGGAGATCGATGTCCCGGCCAAACTGAAATGCGAAGCCGAGTACGAGATAGTAAAGCAGATGAGGGCCTCGTACTATGTGCTGGGGCCGCTTTTGACCAGGTTCGGCAAGGCCCGGGTCTCGCTGCCCGGCGGCTGCGCCATCGGCGCCCGGCCCATTGATCTCCACCTGAAGGGGATGGAAGCCCTGGGCGCCAAAATAGACATAGTGCACGGCTACGTCCAGGCCCAGGCCCAGGCCCCAAGGCTCAAAGGCGCCAAGTTCCACCTGGCCGGGAGCCACGGAGTTTCGGTGGGGGCCACCATCAACGTGATGATGGCCGCCGTTCTGGCTCAAGGCCGGACCGTGATCGGGTCGGCGGCCTGTGAGCCAGAGGTGGTGGCCACCGCCAAGATGCTCAATTGCATGGGGGCCGGCATCAGCGGGGCAGGCACTCCGGTGATCACCATCCAAGGCGTCCCGGAGCTTCACCCCTGTCATTTCAAAATGATCCCCGACCGGATAGAGGCCGGCTCGCTGATGGCCGCCGCCGCCATCAGCGGAGGATGCGTGACCATCGAAGAATGCCGGCCTGACCATTTGACCGCGGTGATTGAAATTTTAAGAAAGGCCGGGGTCAAGATAGCCCAGGGCGACGAAATGGTGACGGTGGAGGCCCGGCGCCGGCTGAAACCCATGGAAATAGCGGTGGCCCCCTATCCCGGATTCCCCACCGACATGCAGCCCCAGATAATGGCGCTGGCCGCAGTTTGTTCCGGCCTCTCGGCCGTTACCGAGACCATCTTCGAAAACCGCTTTATGCATGTCCCGGAATTGCAGCGGCTGGGGGCCGACATCAAGATAGAAGGTAACACCGCCATAGTCAAGGGCGTTCCGAAACTGACTGCGGCCCCGGTGATGGGCTCCGACTTAAGGGCCTCGGCGGCCCTGGTGATCGCGGCCCTGGCGGCCGAGGGCCGGACCGAGGTCAACCGGATCTACCATCTGGACCGGGGTTACGAGAATTGGGAAAGGAAACTGAAAAAGCTGGGGGCGAAGATCAGAAGGGTTCAGGTGCCGATGTGA